In the genome of Porphyrobacter sp. ULC335, one region contains:
- the bchB gene encoding ferredoxin:protochlorophyllide reductase (ATP-dependent) subunit B, with protein sequence MQLAVWTYEGPPHVGAMRVATAMEKLHYVLHAPQGDTYADLLFTMIERRGKRPPVTYTTFEARDLGKDTAQIFQDAAREAVARFKPQAIIVGASCTAELIQDDPAGLSEAMNLPCPVIPLELPSYQRKENWGAAETFYQIVRHLADKSVVREPREGRPARANILGPTALGFRHRDDLVEIRKILAQLGVEVNLVAPLGATPEDIKNIGAADFNIVLYPEIADEAARWLERTFAQPAVRTIPIGVGATRSFIADVAELAGADPTPALGDTSSRMPWWSRSVDSTYLTSKRVFIFGDATHAVAAARIAREELGFEVCGLGCYSREFAREVRAEAARCGIEPLITDDHLAVEDAIAAAAPELVLGTQMERHIAKRLGIPCAVISAPVHVQDFPARHSPQMGFEGANVIFDTWVHPLVMGLEEHLLTMFREDFEFSDEAGASHHAAHSPRKAAVPAVSEAPVEDIPAPAMETAESAGSLWTAEAERELKKIPFFVRGKARRNTENFAHAEGRQEIDLETLYDAKAHYAR encoded by the coding sequence ATGCAACTGGCAGTCTGGACATATGAAGGCCCGCCCCATGTCGGTGCGATGCGCGTGGCGACCGCGATGGAGAAGCTTCACTACGTGCTCCACGCACCGCAGGGCGATACCTACGCGGACCTGCTGTTCACGATGATCGAGCGGCGCGGCAAGCGCCCGCCGGTCACCTATACCACCTTCGAAGCCCGCGATCTGGGCAAGGATACTGCGCAGATTTTCCAGGATGCGGCACGCGAGGCGGTTGCCCGCTTCAAGCCGCAGGCGATCATCGTCGGCGCTTCATGCACCGCCGAACTGATCCAGGACGATCCGGCCGGCCTGTCCGAGGCGATGAACCTGCCCTGCCCTGTCATCCCGCTCGAACTGCCGAGCTACCAGCGCAAGGAAAACTGGGGCGCGGCCGAGACCTTCTACCAGATCGTCCGCCACCTTGCCGACAAGTCGGTTGTCCGTGAGCCGCGCGAAGGCCGCCCTGCGCGCGCCAATATCCTCGGCCCCACGGCGCTCGGCTTCCGTCACCGCGACGATCTCGTCGAAATCCGCAAGATCCTCGCCCAACTCGGCGTCGAGGTGAACCTCGTTGCCCCGCTGGGCGCCACCCCGGAGGACATCAAGAACATCGGCGCGGCCGATTTCAACATCGTCCTCTACCCTGAAATCGCAGATGAGGCCGCCCGCTGGCTTGAGCGCACTTTCGCTCAACCCGCGGTGCGGACCATCCCTATCGGCGTGGGAGCGACTCGCTCTTTCATTGCCGACGTCGCCGAGCTGGCAGGTGCAGATCCCACGCCTGCCCTCGGCGACACCTCTTCCCGGATGCCCTGGTGGTCACGGTCGGTCGATTCGACCTACCTGACCTCCAAGCGCGTCTTCATCTTCGGCGACGCGACCCACGCCGTCGCCGCCGCCCGCATCGCTCGCGAGGAGCTGGGCTTCGAAGTCTGCGGTCTCGGCTGCTACAGCCGCGAGTTCGCCCGCGAAGTCCGCGCCGAGGCTGCGCGCTGCGGGATCGAACCGCTGATCACCGATGACCACCTCGCGGTCGAAGATGCTATTGCCGCTGCCGCGCCCGAACTGGTGCTGGGCACGCAGATGGAGCGGCACATTGCCAAGCGGCTGGGCATCCCCTGCGCCGTTATCAGCGCGCCGGTCCACGTGCAGGATTTCCCCGCACGCCACTCGCCGCAGATGGGCTTCGAAGGCGCCAATGTGATCTTCGACACCTGGGTGCACCCGCTTGTGATGGGTCTGGAAGAGCACCTGCTCACCATGTTCCGCGAAGACTTCGAGTTTTCGGACGAAGCTGGCGCATCGCACCACGCCGCGCACAGCCCCCGCAAAGCCGCAGTGCCGGCGGTGTCGGAAGCGCCCGTGGAGGACATCCCTGCCCCGGCAATGGAAACGGCCGAGAGCGCAGGTTCGCTCTGGACCGCCGAGGCCGAGCGGGAACTGAAGAAAATCCCGTTCTTCGTGCGCGGCAAGGCCCGCCGCAACACCGAGAATTTCGCTCACGCCGAGGGGCGCCAGGAGATCGATCTCGAAACCCTGTATGACGCCAAGGCGCATTATGCACGGTAA